The Anastrepha ludens isolate Willacy chromosome 2, idAnaLude1.1, whole genome shotgun sequence genome contains a region encoding:
- the LOC128871978 gene encoding uncharacterized protein LOC128871978: MGNIFVCFFAFLLLFFRTSNNFFLHLFCFVFLQAPKECNLVLVQRTPDICKFLGLAANSSDDSSTIATTTATTSTNATPAGGNSNGDDGTTHPAEQTGSIGAILAAILSLTCFVACLGVFAFSPERRNSVRRLFVRSTSAVRYSRVQSNEEANLLLEPNGEFTESDDDMLL; this comes from the exons ATGGgaaacatatttgtatgt ttttttgcatttttgttacttttctttCGCACTtccaataatttctttttgcatttattttgcttCGTGTTTTTGCAGGCTCCTAAGGAATGCAACTTGGTTTTGGTACAGCGCACGCCGGATATCTGCAAGTTCCTTGGGCTGGCAGCGAATAGCAGCGACGATAGCAGCACTattgcaacaacaactgcaacgaCCTCAACTAACGCCACACCAGCAGGCGGCAACAGCAACGGCGATGACGGCACAACACATCCTGCCGAGCAAACTGGCTCCATTGGAG cTATATTGGCCGCTATATTATCGTTGACTTGTTTCGTCGCTTGCCTCGGAGTGTTTGCCTTTTCACCGGAACGCCGGAACAGCGTGAGACGTTTGTTCGTACGCAGCACATCTGCTGTGCGTTATTCGAGG GTGCAGTCCAACGAAGAAGCGAACCTGTTGCTGGAGCCAAATGGAGAATTCACTGAAAGCGATGACGATATGCTGCTCTAG